One part of the Ignavibacteriales bacterium genome encodes these proteins:
- the gatA gene encoding Asp-tRNA(Asn)/Glu-tRNA(Gln) amidotransferase subunit GatA — translation MKSFDSIQSELRAGRTSCERLTQDYIAAIDAGKELNAFLSVFPKQALESARAVDRKLSGGTAGPLAGMVVAVKDVLCVEGERVTCGSKILENFVSLYDATAVSRLKAADAILIGKTNMDEFAMGSSTENSAYGRVRLPQDNARVPGGSSGGSAVAVRAGQCTTSLGSDTGGSIRQPASFTGVVGLKPTYGRVSRYGLVAFASSFDSIGPFALTTRDAARILQVIAGHDERDSTCSRKPVPDYLAALTRDVQGLRVGIPKEYFGEGLDPEVRAAVEKSIEVLKKSGATVGEVSLPHTEYTIAAYYILATAEASSNLARYDGARYGFRAEKAKDLAEMYVKSRSAGFGTEVKRRIMLGTYVLSSGYYDAYYRKGQKVRRLIQKDFFDAFRNFDCLITPTSPTTAFKAGEKADDPLKMYLSDVYTTSANLAGIPGISIPCGTDRQGLPIGLQILGRQFDESTILKVADFLESAS, via the coding sequence ATGAAATCGTTCGACTCAATACAGTCTGAGTTGCGCGCAGGACGTACCAGCTGCGAGCGGCTGACGCAGGACTACATCGCCGCGATCGACGCGGGGAAGGAGCTCAATGCGTTCCTTTCCGTCTTTCCGAAGCAGGCCCTGGAAAGCGCGCGAGCCGTCGACCGGAAGCTCTCGGGCGGGACCGCCGGGCCTCTGGCCGGCATGGTCGTCGCTGTCAAGGATGTGCTCTGCGTTGAAGGGGAGCGCGTGACATGCGGATCGAAGATACTCGAGAATTTCGTTTCTCTCTATGATGCAACAGCAGTCTCCCGCCTCAAAGCGGCCGATGCAATCCTGATTGGCAAGACAAACATGGATGAGTTCGCCATGGGCTCGTCGACGGAAAACTCCGCGTACGGGCGCGTCCGGCTGCCGCAGGACAACGCGCGTGTGCCCGGAGGGTCGAGCGGCGGTTCAGCCGTGGCTGTGCGGGCGGGCCAGTGCACCACGTCGCTCGGTTCCGACACAGGCGGTTCCATTCGTCAGCCTGCGTCGTTCACCGGTGTGGTAGGGTTGAAACCGACCTACGGCAGAGTATCCCGGTACGGGCTGGTCGCGTTCGCGTCCTCGTTCGATTCAATCGGACCGTTCGCTCTGACCACGAGGGACGCCGCCAGAATTCTACAGGTCATCGCCGGGCATGATGAACGCGATTCGACCTGCTCGCGCAAGCCTGTCCCGGACTATCTCGCTGCGCTGACGCGCGACGTGCAAGGACTGCGTGTCGGGATTCCGAAAGAGTACTTTGGTGAAGGGCTCGACCCCGAGGTCCGCGCAGCTGTCGAGAAGAGCATCGAGGTCCTTAAGAAATCCGGCGCAACGGTCGGCGAGGTCAGCCTGCCGCACACCGAGTACACCATCGCCGCGTACTATATTCTTGCGACGGCGGAAGCATCGTCCAATCTTGCCCGGTATGACGGAGCGCGTTACGGGTTCCGGGCCGAAAAGGCAAAGGACCTGGCAGAGATGTACGTCAAGTCGCGCAGTGCGGGATTCGGGACGGAGGTAAAGCGGCGAATCATGCTCGGCACGTACGTTCTCTCCTCTGGATACTACGACGCCTATTACCGCAAGGGGCAGAAAGTACGTCGGCTGATACAAAAGGACTTCTTTGACGCTTTCCGGAATTTCGACTGCCTCATCACTCCCACGTCGCCGACAACTGCGTTCAAGGCGGGCGAGAAGGCGGATGATCCTTTGAAGATGTACCTGTCGGATGTCTACACCACATCGGCGAATCTCGCCGGAATTCCGGGAATCAGCATCCCGTGCGGGACAGACAGGCAGGGTCTCCCGATTGGCCTCCAGATCCTCGGGCGCCAATTTGATGAGTCCACTATCCTGAAAGTTGCTGATTTTCTGGAAAGCGCTTCTTAA
- a CDS encoding phosphatidylserine decarboxylase family protein: MITKYGYDVFFTVVIICLMVVALTLVFLEPKVPKYVISGSALVLLMLTVNFFRDPNRSTPPGENLIIAPADGKIIAVREVDEKEYLRAKATVISIFMSPLNVHVNRNPISGTVGHLRYVKGEYFAAFEEKASEKNEQMLIGIENPKGRVLFKQIAGFVARRIVCTLKMGEQVKAGDRFGMIKFGSRVDVFVPVRAAVNAKVGDLTVAGETVLAEFQ; encoded by the coding sequence ATGATCACGAAGTACGGCTACGATGTCTTCTTTACAGTGGTTATCATCTGCCTCATGGTAGTTGCCCTTACGCTGGTCTTCCTTGAGCCAAAGGTGCCGAAATATGTCATCTCCGGCTCGGCCCTGGTCTTGCTGATGCTGACGGTGAATTTCTTTCGGGACCCCAACCGTTCGACTCCTCCGGGCGAAAACCTGATCATAGCCCCGGCGGACGGCAAGATCATCGCGGTGCGGGAGGTGGATGAAAAGGAGTATCTGCGCGCAAAGGCCACAGTCATCAGCATCTTCATGTCCCCCCTCAACGTTCACGTCAACCGTAATCCCATTTCCGGGACTGTGGGACACCTCCGTTATGTGAAGGGGGAATACTTCGCCGCGTTCGAAGAGAAAGCGTCGGAGAAAAACGAGCAAATGCTTATCGGCATTGAGAATCCGAAGGGCCGCGTCCTCTTTAAACAGATCGCCGGTTTCGTAGCCCGGCGCATCGTGTGCACGCTGAAGATGGGCGAACAGGTGAAAGCCGGGGACCGTTTCGGAATGATCAAATTTGGATCAAGAGTGGATGTGTTTGTCCCCGTGCGGGCAGCTGTAAACGCCAAAGTGGGCGACTTGACAGTCGCGGGGGAAACCGTGCTTGCAGAATTTCAATAG
- a CDS encoding IS4 family transposase: protein MHAGRTVFSQLMDFVPRHEFRRIVKRYRGEHRVRHFSCWEQYLSMAFAQLTYRESLRDIETCLRSLGPTLYHSGIRSTISRSTLAYANERRSWKIYQDLALVLIDRARVLYRDDRLLSEIESAVYALDATTIELCLALFPWARAQNHLRTCAGVKLHTLLDVQRNLPVFARISVANLYEVHILDELVFEPGAFYVLDRGYTDFRRLKIIDSSRAFFVIRAKKGLRFTRTVSHAVDKSRGINVDQTIHLVIKRSLEGYPDALRRIKFFDMEKKRTFVFLTNNFLLDAALIAELYRSRWKIELFFKWIKQHLRIKVFYGTTSNAVNTQIWIALSVFVLVAIIKKELDIHAPLYTILQILSVTLFEKEPINQILTTTPFPIDSVSPVKQLNLFNF, encoded by the coding sequence ATGCATGCTGGGAGAACCGTCTTTTCACAACTGATGGACTTCGTGCCGCGTCATGAATTCCGTCGCATCGTCAAGCGCTATCGTGGTGAGCATCGTGTTCGCCACTTCTCCTGTTGGGAGCAATATCTCTCCATGGCGTTTGCGCAACTGACCTATCGAGAGAGCTTGCGTGACATTGAGACATGCCTACGTTCCCTTGGACCAACACTCTATCATAGTGGCATACGATCCACGATATCACGGTCAACACTTGCCTATGCAAATGAACGACGCTCATGGAAGATCTATCAGGATCTGGCTCTCGTGCTTATCGACCGAGCCCGTGTGTTGTACCGTGACGATCGCTTGCTCAGTGAGATCGAAAGCGCAGTCTATGCTCTTGATGCAACAACGATCGAACTGTGTTTAGCGCTGTTCCCATGGGCGCGAGCACAAAACCATCTGAGAACATGCGCAGGAGTCAAGCTGCACACACTCTTGGACGTACAGCGCAATCTGCCTGTATTTGCTAGGATTTCTGTCGCCAATCTATATGAAGTGCACATTCTTGACGAACTCGTATTTGAACCTGGTGCCTTCTACGTGCTCGACAGAGGATATACAGACTTCAGGCGCTTGAAGATTATCGATTCTTCCAGAGCCTTCTTCGTTATACGCGCCAAAAAGGGATTGCGCTTTACACGTACCGTTTCCCATGCGGTCGACAAATCACGGGGCATCAACGTTGATCAAACCATTCACCTGGTGATCAAGCGTTCACTCGAAGGATACCCGGATGCTCTGCGGCGCATCAAGTTCTTTGACATGGAGAAGAAACGTACGTTCGTGTTCCTTACGAACAATTTCCTGCTCGATGCAGCTTTGATTGCAGAACTCTATCGCTCGCGCTGGAAGATCGAACTGTTCTTCAAGTGGATCAAGCAGCATCTTCGCATCAAGGTCTTCTATGGCACAACATCGAATGCCGTCAACACCCAAATCTGGATTGCGCTTTCGGTTTTCGTCCTTGTGGCCATCATCAAGAAAGAACTCGACATCCATGCGCCACTTTACACAATTCTACAGATTCTGAGCGTCACCCTTTTTGAGAAAGAACCGATAAATCAAATACTTACAACGACCCCATTCCCAATTGACTCTGTCTCTCCCGTTAAGCAGTTGAATCTATTCAACTTTTAA
- the purS gene encoding phosphoribosylformylglycinamidine synthase subunit PurS, with amino-acid sequence MYHSKILVTLRQSILDPQGKAVEHGAHSLGYDRVRNVRIGKFVELNVDAQNKEEAEKITREVSEKLLANPVMEDFSFTVEEKS; translated from the coding sequence TTGTATCATTCAAAAATCTTGGTGACATTGAGGCAGTCGATACTCGACCCTCAGGGGAAAGCCGTTGAGCACGGCGCCCATTCGCTTGGCTACGATCGTGTCCGGAACGTCCGCATCGGCAAATTCGTGGAATTGAATGTGGATGCTCAGAACAAGGAAGAAGCTGAGAAGATCACGAGGGAAGTAAGCGAAAAACTGCTCGCAAATCCCGTGATGGAAGACTTTAGCTTCACGGTGGAAGAGAAAAGTTAA
- the pssA gene encoding CDP-diacylglycerol--serine O-phosphatidyltransferase yields the protein MKITRAVVPSLFTVLNAFCGFLSILNASQGRIEMAAWFIVLAGGFDTFDGIMARITRSSSQFGVELDSLADVVSFGAAPSFLVYQAYLGTLGSVGVIISSLPLVFGAIRLARFNVQLVGFEKDHFKGLPIPAAAITICAYLLQYNTELGGLNGWTHDGLVALVLIISLLMVSKVRYDTLPKFNRRGFRAHPWRVVAFSIAGLIVLVSKGNLLFPVMAAFIGFGILRGIYEWARSIASHVEKEPEEESEISSIDI from the coding sequence ATGAAAATCACAAGAGCAGTTGTCCCAAGCCTGTTCACGGTCCTGAATGCCTTCTGCGGATTCTTGTCGATCCTGAACGCGAGTCAGGGAAGGATCGAGATGGCCGCGTGGTTTATCGTTCTGGCGGGGGGATTTGATACGTTTGACGGCATCATGGCCCGCATCACCCGCTCCTCGAGCCAGTTTGGTGTGGAGCTCGATTCTCTGGCCGATGTGGTATCGTTTGGCGCCGCCCCTTCATTCCTCGTCTACCAGGCGTACCTCGGTACGCTCGGGAGCGTTGGAGTCATCATCAGTTCACTGCCGCTCGTATTCGGTGCCATCCGGCTCGCGCGCTTCAATGTGCAGCTCGTCGGGTTTGAAAAAGACCACTTCAAAGGGCTCCCGATTCCCGCTGCGGCGATCACCATCTGTGCGTACCTCCTTCAGTACAATACCGAACTTGGCGGGCTCAACGGGTGGACACACGACGGACTTGTCGCGCTGGTGCTCATCATTTCGCTCCTGATGGTCAGCAAAGTGCGATATGACACGCTGCCGAAGTTTAACCGCCGTGGATTCCGCGCTCACCCGTGGCGTGTGGTCGCGTTCTCCATCGCCGGTCTCATAGTCCTCGTATCGAAGGGGAATCTTCTCTTCCCGGTGATGGCGGCGTTCATCGGATTCGGAATATTGCGGGGCATCTACGAATGGGCCCGATCCATTGCCTCACACGTGGAAAAGGAACCGGAAGAAGAGAGCGAGATCTCAAGCATCGACATCTAA
- the purQ gene encoding phosphoribosylformylglycinamidine synthase subunit PurQ — protein MALKFGIVVFPGSNCDHDSHYVAETILGQEARLIWHKETSLGDVDIVILPGGFSYGDYLRCGALARFSPIMKEVVRFANNGGAVFGICNGFQVLVEAGLLPGVLLRNDSLKFVCKYVNVRVENTGTMFTSRCKKGEILAIPIAHGDGNYFTDEDTLKRLEDGNQVVFRYCDQSGIVTGGSNPNGSISNIAGIINEQGNVMGMMPHPERASDPALHHTDGRKIFDSIIESFVQQSQLV, from the coding sequence ATGGCTCTCAAATTCGGCATTGTCGTATTTCCCGGATCGAACTGCGATCACGATTCCCACTACGTCGCGGAAACGATCCTCGGCCAGGAAGCCCGGCTGATCTGGCACAAGGAAACGTCCCTCGGCGACGTCGATATTGTGATACTTCCGGGGGGATTCTCGTACGGCGACTATCTCCGTTGCGGGGCCTTGGCGCGGTTTTCACCCATCATGAAAGAAGTCGTGCGGTTCGCGAATAATGGGGGGGCCGTTTTCGGCATCTGTAACGGCTTTCAGGTTCTCGTTGAGGCGGGACTGCTTCCGGGCGTACTCCTGCGTAACGACTCGCTCAAGTTCGTCTGCAAGTATGTCAACGTGCGGGTTGAAAACACCGGGACGATGTTCACTTCTCGCTGCAAGAAGGGGGAGATTCTCGCAATCCCCATTGCCCACGGCGACGGGAATTACTTTACTGACGAAGACACGCTGAAACGTCTGGAGGATGGAAACCAAGTCGTCTTCCGGTACTGTGACCAATCCGGCATCGTAACGGGTGGGTCCAATCCCAATGGCTCGATCTCCAACATCGCCGGGATCATCAACGAACAGGGAAATGTCATGGGTATGATGCCGCATCCTGAGCGGGCATCGGATCCTGCCCTTCACCATACCGATGGCAGAAAGATATTCGATTCGATCATAGAAAGTTTCGTTCAACAATCACAACTTGTTTGA
- the tatA gene encoding twin-arginine translocase TatA/TatE family subunit, whose protein sequence is MSLGAPEIILILFVILIFFGAKKIPELAKGLGTGMREFRKAAREIQDDIEKDVKQIDTKKTDEEPKK, encoded by the coding sequence ATGAGTCTCGGAGCGCCTGAAATAATTCTCATATTGTTTGTCATTCTGATTTTCTTCGGTGCCAAGAAGATACCGGAGCTTGCAAAAGGACTGGGAACCGGTATGCGGGAGTTTCGCAAGGCGGCACGCGAAATCCAGGATGATATCGAAAAAGACGTCAAACAGATCGATACCAAGAAGACCGACGAAGAGCCCAAGAAGTAG
- a CDS encoding T9SS type A sorting domain-containing protein, which translates to MGDKVKATEYFRSLIASYPKDPLSALALATLGEWAGGASTNQQKSARTENTIKTSLFLENYPNPFNPSTVVSFSVPEAGLVTLKIFDLLGREVATLVNEFTTVGTHVAIFNGSSLSSGMYVARLQMAGKTAAAKLLLAR; encoded by the coding sequence TTGGGAGACAAGGTCAAGGCAACAGAATATTTCCGCTCGCTTATTGCGAGTTATCCAAAGGATCCGCTAAGCGCTTTGGCACTAGCTACTTTAGGCGAGTGGGCTGGAGGTGCGTCTACGAATCAACAAAAATCAGCCCGAACTGAAAACACCATCAAGACTAGCTTGTTCTTGGAGAACTATCCGAATCCATTCAATCCTTCTACGGTTGTCAGCTTTTCGGTGCCTGAAGCAGGGCTTGTTACCCTCAAGATCTTTGACTTACTTGGTCGCGAAGTCGCAACACTGGTGAACGAATTCACGACTGTGGGTACTCACGTCGCCATTTTCAATGGCTCTTCGTTGTCCAGTGGAATGTATGTCGCGAGGCTACAGATGGCAGGGAAAACAGCAGCCGCTAAGTTACTGCTCGCCAGGTAA